A single Plasmodium knowlesi strain H genome assembly, chromosome: 13 DNA region contains:
- a CDS encoding mediator of RNA polymerase II transcription subunit 7, putative, translating into MGDKYVSGYPPPPYYFREYVDAGEEVGQVEDTEGGEDHAGARNHFLSNIKQQYKIYDVTENVHVQPPIDGKEKYTNRTCQLLLGRPPPVPLKSNYNVFGINHQVEKRVEDLDSDELLYDVKKNLKNEFIRLFKKYKDSFFDLFDDIVNNRRDDKTKIKILIKVHVNLFHILAKLRFYQTVNNVINILKVQLKRRQIAIDKMKLSLLSIYSYINFVQDNFSTNRAIEDDEEGASPKRRRKLTAL; encoded by the coding sequence ATGGGGGATAAGTACGTGTCAGGCTACCCGCCGCCACCGTATTACTTCCGGGAGTATGTAGATGCGGGTGAGGAGGTGGGCCAAGTGGAAGATAcggaagggggagaagaccACGCGGGTGCCCGCAATCATTTCTTAAGCAACATAAAGCAACAGTACAAGATTTACGATGTCACAGAGAATGTCCACGTGCAACCCCCAATcgatggaaaggaaaagtacacCAATCGAACATGCCAACTGCTTCTGGGGAGACCCCCACCAGTACCCCTCAAAAGTAATTACAACGTATTTGGTATTAATCACCAAGTGGAGAAAAGAGTAGAAGATTTAGATAGTGATGAGTTACTATatgatgtgaaaaaaaatttaaaaaatgaatttattaggctttttaaaaaatataaagattCCTTTTTCGATCTTTTTGATGACATTGTAAACAATAGACGGGACGACaagacaaaaataaaaatacttaTTAAAGTCCACGTAAATTTATTTCATATTTTAGCGAAATTGAGATTCTACCAAACTGTTAATAACGTTATTAATATTTTGAAGGTGCAACTTAAGAGACGACAGATAGCCATCGACAAGATGAAGTTAAGCTTGCTTAGTATTTATAGCTATATAAATTTTGTGCAGGACAATTTCTCCACCAACCGTGCAATtgaggatgatgaagaaggtGCCAGTCCCAAACGGAGGAGAAAACTCACCGCCCTGTAG
- a CDS encoding phosphorylated CTD interacting factor 1 WW domain-containing protein, putative, with protein MTEQPAIPSPSRRLDLQKELTFQRETIKLRKAFLNVYTFELFYRKNLKLKNNCLKIIKREDAKMRSNFQDRETSPREMSLQKRLNCINHEFTKTHHVKGYYHVDALELNRHVCFLEKETMNRFLFSLRIDGSNYSFDDEDTYLYWLFVRFVRCIQFCRRHFGKRKHNTIIRMSKKREISPLFCDARYVKKFCAFIAPFLKRNRGNPHFTFLKEHLHSLGFTHMTKSNGRDKNSSCPRFLRYSIHVGTLPSDHKKGISRRRKNSPTNYMVLPICMGYPTYNLSIHRKRIGTFPLSVHGEYLKCRQEKIKVNGTKISYTIRRFVSGQLYENLLNSIFNSLVSKNGFFKWNSFCEDIGRIFHSCEEKDKNEEAFFSRKKFHVEGSSFEMREPKQSDISDCLKVFFRPVHKYHRMDARDELIFLQNYIRNLLQEDVRKLLHMTVVNIALLCEHLPLGYLFPLFLFYFLFLNIPVGSSKTGRADFSLHFQSTNPKQRNCEGPNHNDQCADRCSNPSRVEANGVKDTERCFTTCLLCLYHTLRRNKKMTPLEKKKRLVFIVLDTLRKYYVDPIDQEESILSLHFRSVVNSACILREGQMHLISFKEGKGDEGNIHHCPVVCRACGRYNNGKCIKLREGKRTNSVKTGKRSRCHDVQGIFRLCFQQLNRKDSILNHLGELINPKGKEGGENKKKIAWNCNTYSPPCELYSIPSRSERNGQSDRCFSRGITSKKNNPSSRFRKKRDENSIVKKIHQLGAFHQLEDKQRVFLHQDNFLHEYLHTEGKTFLENLKRFLRPLLSALYRESIVHVNMYFYLCMVQSFLTLRRREISPRCMNRKGRVALVTQTRTVARTTSVNRHFPRIYQRGWFCKPVEDYLTCKFHRALHLLCTHSGSISIAKRGLRGITSYLQNSVKNLNVWLLLLVYRLANAMDVHTFVGGTSPGVMSNMNRGINLSLHRRSNIHSQRIRISESDKMNTKQKHRRNIRPYIQRLLKSGSIQNYHLYEDWEGDCFYIQRKKNLVIFNLRSKEGERNLVDSPNVYYRFHGKNYFVHEKDYKTRRAYKINYVNVCLLFYRYCFFFYKRNPLVFSFLRNRVFCVCNRCFGRYLVLCRDSNCDTPPMEDKTHDCFYKQIGMLIKNRKNIFVRYFHFLVLFLIMRYHTLVGNVRHSGLQSCVPKRVMTLLRRKLKIRHECFSSPLNAVLPSYCSFFPDIDTFFGSSGNFFEFPLRSGAYEVNPPFDVYLINQLIVYILHHLKKEENELTFFLVIPMLQDKNYFFELLFGSPYLSAHFLLPRNSYTFSTRLLESREEEYISTCDCFVFILQNEKAKIQKGVINKKVVLKIKKTWENLSYVKQKKKKKGISSTDGWIHYEESDSSWEFTRCV; from the exons ATGACAGAACAACCAGCCATTCCTTCGCCCTCCCGTCGACTGGATCTCCAGAAGGAGCTCACATTCCAAAGGGAGACCATAAAACTGCGCAAGGCATTCCTAAATGTATACACCTTCGAGTTATTTTACAGGAAAAActtaaagttaaaaaataactgcttgaaaataattaaaaggGAGGATGCTAAGATGAGAAGTAACTTCCAAGATCGGGAAACCAGTCCCCGTGAAATGTCGTTGCAAAAAAGGCTAAACTGCATTAACCATGAATTTACCAAGACACATCACGTGAAGGGATATTACCATGTAGATGCATTGGAACTAAACAGACACGTCTGTTTCTTGGAGAAAGAAACCATGAACAGATTCTTATTCAGTCTTCGCATTGATGGGTCCAACTATTCATTTGATGATGAAGACACTTATCTTTACTGGCTATTCGTCAGATTCGTGCGGTGCATCCAGTTTTGTCGTCGTCACTttggaaagagaaaacacaACACGATTATTAGGATGAGTAAAAAACGAGAGATCAGCCCCCTTTTCTGCGACGCAcgatatgtaaaaaaattctgcGCTTTCATTGCACCGTTTCTGAAAAGGAACAGGGGTAATCCCCATTTCACATTCCTAAAAGAGCATCTTCACAGTTTAGGCTTTACCCACATGACCAAATCTAACGGGAGGGATAAAAACTCTTCATGTCCAAGGTTCCTCCGTTATAGTATCCATGTTGGCACTCTTCCAAGTGATCATAAAAAAGGTATTagcagaaggaggaaaaattctCCAACAAACTACATGGTCCTACCTATTTGTATGGGATATCCCACGTATAATTTGTCTATTCATAGGAAGAGGATAGGTACCTTCCCCCTCAGTGTACATGGAGAGTACCTCAAATGCAGACAAGAGAAAATCAAAGTCAACGGAACAAAAATTAGCTACACTATTAGACGATTTGTTTCGGGGCAATTATACGAAAACTTGTTGAATTCCATTTTCAACTCCCTGGTTAGTAAAAACGGGTTCTTTAAATGGAACTCCTTTTGTGAAGACATTGGTAGGATTTTCCATTCATGTGAGGAAAAGGATAAGAATGAGGAGGCGTTTTTCTCTAGAAAAAAGTTCCACGTAGAAGGAAGCTCCTTTGAAATGAGGGAACCGAAGCAGAGTGATATTTCCGATTGTCTAAAGGTGTTTTTCAGACCTGTGCATAAATACCACCGGATGGACGCAAGAGACGAgttgatttttttacaaaattatatTCGCAATCTGCTACAGGAAGATGTTAGGAAACTCCTCCACATGACCGTCGTGAACATTGCTCTCCTGTGTGAGCATCTACCCCTCGGGTATCTCTTTcctctgttccttttttatttcctctttttaaaTATCCCTGTGGGAAGTAGTAAAACGGGGAGAGCCGATTTCTCTCTCCATTTTCAGTCCACTAATCCGAAGCAACGCAATTGTGAAGGACCAAACCATAATGATCAATGTGCAGACCGATGTAGTAACCCCTCCAGGGTGGAGGCAAATGGAGTGAAAGATACGGAGAGGTGCTTCACCACGTGCCTCCTCTGTTTGTACCATACATTACGGAGGAACAAAAAGATGACCCCactggagaaaaagaaacggTTAGTGTTCATCGTGTTGGATACCTTGCGGAAGTACTACGTCGATCCTATCGACCAAGAGGAATCCATTTTGAGTCTTCACTTTCGCAGTGTCGTGAACAGTGCGTGCATTCTTCGCGAGGGACAAATGCACCTTATATCatttaaagagggaaaaggagaTGAAGGAAATATCCATCATTGTCCCGTTGTCTGCCGTGCATGCGGTAGATACAACAATGGGAAATGCATCAAACTAAGAGAAGGGAAGCGAACCAATTCGGTTAAGACGGGGAAGAGGTCTCGGTGCCACGATGTCCAAGGGATTTTCCGACTCTGCTTCCAACAGTTGAACAGGAAGGATTCCATCTTAAACCACCTCGGTGAGTTAATAAATccgaaggggaaagaagggggagaaaataagaagaagatCGCCTGGAATTGTAATACTTATTCACCTCCATGCGAATTGTATTCTATCCCGTCAAGAAGCGAGAGAAATGGACAATCGGATAGGTGCTTCTCCCGGGGAATCACATCAAAGAAGAATAACCCTTCAAGCCGATTTCGGAAAAAACGAGATGAAAATAgtatagtaaaaaaaatacaccaaCTAGGTGCATTCCACCAGTTGGAAGACAAACAGAGAGTGTTCCTCCACCAGGACAACTTTTTACATGAATACTTGCATACTGAAGGAAAAACGTTTTTAGAAAATCTGAAGAGATTTTTACGACCCTTATTGAGTGCCTTATATAGAGAAAGCATCGTGCATGTGAacatgtatttttatttgtgcaTGGTCCAGTCGTTCCTTACACTTCGAAGGAGGGAAATTTCACCAAGGTGCATGAATCGTAAAGGAAGAGTAGCGTTAGTTACACAGACACGCACAGTGGCACGCACTACAAGTGTGAACAGGCATTTCCCCAGAATATACCAACGGGGATGGTTTTGTAAGCCTGTTGAGGATTACCTCACATGTAAGTTCCATCGAGCGCTGCACCTTCTATGTACACACAGTGGAAGCATTTCTATCGCAAAAAGGGGATTAAGGGGAATCACCTCGTATCTGCAAAACAGTGTGAAGAACTTAAACGTGTGGCTGCTCCTGCTGGTGTACAGACTCGCCAATGCGATGGACGTACACACCTTTGTTGGAGGCACTTCCCCGGGGGTCATGAGCAATATGAACAGAGGAATCAACCTCTCCCTCCACAGAAGAAGCAACATACATTCCCAAAGGATACGTATATCGGAAAGCGATAAAATGAACACAAAACAGAAGCACAGGAGGAATATCCGTCCATACATACAAAGGTTGCTTAAAAGTGGATCGATACAAAACTACCATCTATATGAAGACTGGGAAGGAGACTGCTTTTACAttcagaggaaaaaaaatcttgTTATTTTTAACTTAAGATCCAAAGAAGGGGAGAGAAACTTGGTGGATTCTCCAAATGTATACTACAGATTTCATgggaagaattattttgttcacGAAAAGGATTACAAGACAAGGAGggcatataaaataaattacgtAAACGTTTGCCTACTATTTTATAggtattgtttttttttttataagagAAATCcacttgttttttctttcctccgtAATCGTGTATTTTGCGTCTGCAACAGATGCTTTGGTAGATACTTGGTGTTGTGCAGGGATTCAAATTGCGACACTCCCCCCATGGAAGATAAAACTCACGACTGTTTTTACAAGCAAATCGGGATGCTCATAAAAAACCGAAAGAATATTTTCGTGCGTTACTTCCACTTTCTGGttctcttcctcatcatGCGGTATCATACATTGGTTGGAAATGTGCGCCACTCGGGGTTGCAG AGCTGCGTGCCGAAGCGCGTAATGACCCTGCTACGGAGAAAGCTGAAAATCAGGCATGAGTGCTTCTCCTCTCCTCTCAACGCAGTTCTACCGTCCTACTGCTCGTTCTTCCCGGACATCGATACATTTTTTGGGAGCTCGGGCAACTTCTTCGAATTTCCATTGCGCAGCGGAGCGTACGAAGTGAACCCCCCATTCGATGTGTACCTAATTAACCAATTGATCGTGTACATTTTGCACCActtaaagaaggaggaaaacgaaCTGACGTTTTTTTTGGTCATCCCGATGTTGCAAGACAAGAATTACTTTTTCGAGTTGCTCTTTGGGTCTCCCTACTTGTCTGCTCACTTTCTGTTGCCACGAAATTCTTACACCTTTTCGACGAGACTGTTGGAGAGCAG ggAAGAAGAGTACATTTCCACGTGCGACTGcttcgtttttattttgcaaaatgaaaaggcaaaaattcAAAAGGGGGTAATTAACAAGAAGGTTGtgttgaaaataaagaagacaTGGGAAAATCTAAGTTAcgttaaacaaaaaaaaaaaaaaaaaggaataagctCGACGGATGGGTGGATACATTATGAGGAAAGCGACTCATCATGGGAATTCACTAGatgtgtttaa
- a CDS encoding small nuclear ribonucleoprotein G, putative: MPLTVGKAGPSSDFRKFMEKRLQVYLNGNRQIVGVLRGYDTFMNLVLDNTVEIKKEQQIDIGIVVIRGNSISYWECLDRVDIK; the protein is encoded by the exons ATGCCGCTTACTGTGGGGAAGGCAGGTCCCTCCTCGGACTTTCGGAAGTTCATGGAGAAGCGACTTCAAG tgTACCTAAATGGAAACAGACAAATCGTAGGAGTGCTAAGGGGATACGATACCTTCATGAATTTAGTTCTGGACAACACGGTCGAGATAAAGAAGGAGCAACAAATTGATATCGGCATTGTCGTCATCCGGGGCAACAGCATTTCTTACTGGGAATGCCTGGACAGGGTTGACATTAAATAA